From the genome of Gemmatimonas phototrophica, one region includes:
- a CDS encoding glycosyltransferase family 2 protein: protein MPTTSLIIATYNWPAALDIVLRSVRNQRCLPSEVLVADDGSGEATRLMVKAHQTDFPVPLRHVWHEDRGFRLAAIRNEAIRQATGEYIVQVDGDIVLHPRFIAAHTRFARRGSYVQGSRCMLAPGITSDLLRTRRHEVRWFARGLGNRQNAWYAPWISRFVGGPRDADRRTRGCHMAFWRDDLRSVNGYDERFVGWGREDSELAARLIHAGIRRRNFKFGAVAYHLWHPEAPRDRYSVNDAHYETTLREGRQRCETGLVHALSPQ, encoded by the coding sequence GTGCCCACGACTTCCCTGATCATTGCTACGTACAACTGGCCGGCGGCGCTCGATATTGTGCTGCGCAGCGTGCGAAACCAGCGCTGTCTCCCTTCGGAGGTCCTGGTGGCCGATGATGGGTCGGGAGAGGCCACCCGGTTGATGGTCAAGGCGCATCAGACCGATTTTCCGGTCCCGTTGCGGCACGTATGGCATGAAGACCGGGGGTTCCGGCTCGCCGCCATCCGCAATGAGGCCATCCGTCAAGCCACCGGCGAGTACATCGTCCAGGTGGATGGCGACATCGTGTTGCACCCGCGGTTCATTGCGGCCCACACGCGTTTCGCCCGCCGTGGCAGCTATGTGCAAGGCAGTCGGTGCATGCTGGCGCCCGGGATTACCAGCGATCTGCTCCGGACGCGCCGGCATGAGGTGCGCTGGTTTGCCCGCGGCCTCGGAAATCGGCAGAACGCGTGGTACGCCCCCTGGATTTCGCGCTTCGTTGGCGGACCACGGGATGCCGACCGGCGAACCCGGGGCTGTCATATGGCGTTCTGGCGGGACGATTTACGCTCTGTCAACGGCTACGACGAACGGTTCGTGGGATGGGGACGCGAAGACAGTGAGCTGGCGGCGCGACTTATCCACGCCGGTATCCGGCGTCGGAACTTCAAGTTCGGCGCAGTGGCCTATCACCTGTGGCACCCCGAGGCGCCACGCGATCGCTACAGCGTCAACGACGCCCACTATGAGACCACCCTGCGGGAAGGTCGCCAACGCTGCGAGACGGGGTTGGTGCACGCCCTCTCGCCACAATGA
- a CDS encoding zinc-dependent metalloprotease has protein sequence MPDFRIPALALVACIAIPVDGTGAQQTPPVGAQPPVGVGPAIDGAAAARRGPRPYAQVIPARARTERGGISVHRVDDRYFFEVPDSLAGRDFLMVTRVSGVPAGAGGFLSAGSSLAERLVRFERVNERIVLKSINTGAVADDTLPIARSVAQNNYPAIIGAFPIAAFGKDSASYVVDVTDFFGNDNPATSGLDAAQRRAYGVRRYDAARSYIASVRSFPINIEVRQVQTFDAATPPRDADGATVTMETRQSIVLLPKVPMRPRHADARVGYFSVNRVNYGLDVQKAESEEFITRWRLEPKDPAAYARGEVVEPIKPIVYYLDPATPARWKRYVKEGVENWQQVFEKAGFKNAILAKEAPSKTEDPDFDMDDARYSIVRWAASLVRNATGPHTHDPRSGEIINSEITWYHNHMRSYRNWLIMETGAANPLARSLDIPEELMGETMRQVITHEIGHALGLQHNMIASASFPVDSLRSPSFTRVFGVSATIMDYARQNYVAQPGDGLQAKDFIRRVGPFDDYAINWGYRVIASPTAEAERPTLNRWLTQQSGPFPYRFASQQLAAGDPRNQTEDLGDDPVKATTYSTANYKRVLPNLAAWTSKPGEDFGELRELYEETVGRWFGNVNHVATVVGGVEVDLKVGEQTGAVYRVVPKTRQKAALAFISSNIFSAPEWLMPASITTRIGPNTVVGARSAGVLTSLLSPARLGRLAEAEHYDAAAAYPLAEFMGDVRGALFNGAAPDAHRRTLQRVYVQRLEALIAPPAAPVGGQGPGGFGGQAPRFTPFVTAPNVPQSDLPALARAQLRALQRDARTLSTTAAGAVHKAHWADLAERATAILEARK, from the coding sequence ATGCCTGATTTCAGAATACCCGCGCTCGCCCTCGTTGCGTGCATTGCCATACCCGTTGACGGCACGGGCGCCCAACAAACGCCGCCGGTTGGGGCGCAGCCCCCGGTCGGTGTCGGGCCGGCCATCGACGGTGCCGCAGCAGCGCGCCGCGGACCGCGGCCGTACGCTCAGGTCATTCCGGCGCGGGCGCGTACGGAGCGGGGCGGCATTTCGGTGCATCGCGTGGACGACCGGTACTTTTTTGAAGTCCCGGACTCGCTGGCCGGGCGCGATTTTCTCATGGTCACGCGCGTCTCTGGCGTGCCGGCCGGTGCCGGTGGGTTTCTGAGCGCCGGCAGCTCGCTCGCGGAGCGTCTGGTGCGCTTTGAACGCGTGAATGAGCGCATCGTACTCAAGAGTATCAACACCGGTGCCGTGGCCGATGACACGCTGCCCATTGCGCGTAGCGTGGCGCAGAACAACTATCCGGCCATTATTGGCGCCTTTCCCATTGCCGCCTTTGGCAAGGACAGCGCGTCGTACGTGGTTGATGTGACGGATTTCTTTGGCAACGACAATCCGGCTACCAGCGGATTGGATGCGGCCCAGCGACGGGCGTATGGGGTACGCCGCTACGATGCGGCGCGCAGCTACATCGCCAGTGTGCGCAGCTTCCCCATCAACATCGAAGTGCGGCAGGTGCAAACGTTCGACGCCGCCACTCCGCCCCGCGATGCGGATGGGGCCACCGTGACGATGGAGACGCGTCAGTCGATCGTCTTGCTCCCCAAGGTGCCCATGCGCCCGCGTCACGCCGATGCCCGGGTGGGGTACTTCTCGGTGAATCGCGTGAACTACGGCTTGGATGTCCAGAAGGCGGAGAGCGAGGAGTTCATTACCCGCTGGCGCCTCGAGCCCAAGGACCCGGCGGCGTACGCGCGCGGTGAGGTGGTGGAGCCCATCAAGCCCATCGTGTACTACCTCGACCCCGCCACCCCCGCGCGCTGGAAGCGGTACGTGAAGGAAGGCGTGGAGAACTGGCAGCAGGTGTTTGAGAAAGCGGGATTCAAGAACGCCATTCTCGCCAAGGAAGCCCCGAGCAAGACGGAAGATCCCGATTTCGACATGGACGATGCGCGCTACAGCATTGTTCGATGGGCGGCGAGCCTCGTGCGCAATGCGACCGGGCCGCACACCCACGACCCGCGCTCCGGCGAAATCATCAACAGCGAGATCACGTGGTACCACAACCACATGCGCTCGTATCGCAACTGGCTCATCATGGAAACCGGCGCCGCCAATCCGCTGGCCCGGTCGCTCGATATTCCCGAGGAGTTGATGGGCGAAACGATGCGACAGGTCATCACGCATGAAATCGGCCACGCGCTCGGCTTGCAGCACAACATGATCGCCTCGGCCTCGTTTCCGGTGGACTCGCTGCGCAGCCCGTCGTTTACGCGCGTATTCGGGGTGAGCGCCACGATCATGGACTACGCGCGGCAGAATTACGTGGCGCAGCCTGGCGACGGCTTGCAAGCCAAGGACTTCATTCGTCGGGTCGGCCCGTTCGATGACTACGCCATCAACTGGGGCTATCGGGTCATTGCGTCGCCGACGGCAGAGGCAGAACGCCCCACCCTCAACCGGTGGCTCACACAGCAGAGCGGCCCGTTTCCGTACCGTTTTGCTTCGCAGCAGCTGGCGGCGGGCGATCCGCGCAACCAGACCGAAGATCTGGGCGACGATCCGGTGAAAGCCACCACGTATTCAACCGCGAACTACAAGCGCGTCCTGCCGAATCTCGCCGCGTGGACCAGCAAGCCAGGGGAAGACTTCGGCGAGCTGCGCGAACTCTACGAGGAGACGGTGGGCCGGTGGTTCGGCAACGTGAACCACGTGGCGACGGTGGTGGGTGGCGTGGAAGTGGACCTCAAAGTCGGTGAGCAGACGGGGGCCGTGTATCGCGTGGTACCCAAGACACGCCAAAAGGCGGCGCTGGCGTTCATCAGCAGCAACATCTTCAGCGCGCCGGAGTGGCTGATGCCGGCCAGCATCACGACGCGGATTGGCCCCAACACGGTGGTCGGCGCGCGGTCGGCCGGAGTGCTCACCTCTCTTTTGTCACCGGCGCGCCTGGGCCGGTTGGCCGAGGCCGAGCACTATGATGCGGCCGCCGCGTATCCGCTGGCGGAGTTCATGGGCGATGTGAGGGGCGCGCTGTTCAACGGCGCGGCGCCGGACGCTCACCGGCGGACGCTGCAGCGGGTGTATGTGCAGCGCCTTGAGGCGCTGATTGCACCTCCCGCGGCACCCGTCGGCGGTCAGGGCCCCGGCGGATTTGGCGGTCAGGCGCCACGCTTCACGCCGTTTGTCACGGCGCCGAACGTCCCGCAGAGTGACCTGCCGGCGCTGGCCCGGGCGCAGTTGCGCGCACTCCAGCGCGACGCCCGGACGTTATCGACCACCGCGGCGGGTGCGGTACACAAGGCCCACTGGGCCGATCTGGCAGAGCGGGCCACTGCCATTTTGGAGGCGCGGAAATAG
- a CDS encoding DNA polymerase domain-containing protein has product MAEPHFALDRLTIPRDEWLWGWDTTPGIVSVWAEESGQATVWRRPDGGALLTERAKFRPWVLLSSVDDLRAAGVRYQHDDGDANAPGIRVRELAGPGALRVAVSAERWNVLETAICRGASKRLGQRITRVQQLPRHERHVLPPEEQYLVATGRTYFRNLAFAQLQRLQFDLETTGLDPRVHRIFLIAVGTPHGDVELLEARGQDDHAEADLLRRFVTRVQQLDPDVIENHNLHGFDLPFVRQRAKQLRVPLPLGRLHHTALVERAAMRGVSSDRDGADERRVRLIVPGRECIDTLDAVRRYDFAARELPGYGLKAVARHFGLSGPARELIPGDRIHAVYASDPDRVRRYAAADVTEVAGLARILGGAAFALARMAPRRYERLADAGAATGVIDPLLVRAYLRAGHALPAHADGDGTVHSGAALYLFTAGVVQRVVKVDVASLYPSLMRAFRIGPVRDPLQALLFLVDQLVEQRLHAKQRAKEAAAGSDERFTQEAMSAAMKLVVNSAYGYLAAGDGLTRFADVHAANEVTRRGRETLLLMCRALAERGAQLIEADTDGVYFGVPDHWSEHDERAMVDTVAALLPPLVRLEFEGRYAAMLSHEAKNYALLTFDGRLQLKGVAFRSSRAEPYGEAFLRTAIARLLAGDVIGVRAAYLDTLTALHGRAVPTVDVASRVRLRKSPEAYARSRQQRREFAYEALWQSGRQQWAPGDRVRVYRGANGTGRVIDEVEDEARLDHDARDYDVAYYAALLRRTFAARLARAFHAHDFDLLFADAEQLPLFAPALETIRPVATREDDVWQLLEPEPLSTTGQT; this is encoded by the coding sequence GTGGCAGAACCTCATTTCGCGCTGGACCGCCTGACCATTCCGCGAGACGAATGGCTGTGGGGGTGGGACACCACCCCCGGCATCGTCTCGGTGTGGGCCGAGGAGTCCGGACAGGCGACCGTCTGGCGACGGCCCGACGGTGGAGCCCTCCTGACGGAGAGGGCCAAATTCCGCCCCTGGGTCCTGCTGTCGTCGGTTGACGATCTGCGGGCGGCTGGTGTGCGCTACCAGCATGATGACGGTGACGCGAACGCGCCCGGCATTCGCGTGCGAGAGCTCGCGGGGCCGGGCGCGTTGCGTGTGGCCGTGTCGGCAGAGCGCTGGAATGTGTTGGAAACGGCCATCTGTCGCGGGGCCTCCAAGCGCCTCGGGCAACGCATTACCCGTGTGCAGCAACTGCCACGACACGAGCGACACGTCCTGCCGCCGGAGGAGCAATACCTCGTGGCAACCGGTCGGACCTACTTTCGCAATCTTGCGTTCGCGCAACTGCAACGGCTGCAGTTCGATCTCGAGACCACCGGGCTTGACCCGCGTGTTCATCGCATTTTTCTCATCGCCGTTGGGACACCGCACGGCGATGTGGAGCTGCTGGAAGCGCGCGGCCAGGACGATCACGCGGAAGCCGACCTGCTCAGGCGTTTCGTGACGCGGGTGCAGCAGCTTGATCCCGATGTCATTGAGAATCACAATCTGCACGGGTTCGATCTGCCGTTTGTGCGGCAGCGTGCCAAACAGCTGCGCGTACCGTTGCCGCTTGGGCGGCTGCACCATACGGCGCTGGTGGAGCGCGCCGCCATGCGTGGCGTGTCGAGTGATCGCGATGGGGCTGATGAGCGACGGGTACGGCTCATTGTCCCTGGGCGCGAATGCATCGATACGCTCGACGCCGTCCGGCGTTACGACTTTGCGGCGCGTGAATTGCCCGGCTACGGACTCAAGGCGGTGGCACGTCACTTCGGGCTCTCCGGGCCAGCGCGCGAACTGATCCCTGGCGATCGGATTCACGCCGTGTACGCCAGCGATCCGGATCGCGTACGGCGCTACGCCGCCGCGGACGTTACCGAAGTTGCCGGACTGGCCAGGATTCTGGGGGGCGCCGCCTTTGCGCTCGCGCGCATGGCGCCCCGGCGCTACGAGCGGCTCGCCGATGCCGGAGCAGCCACGGGAGTCATTGATCCGTTGCTCGTGCGTGCCTATCTGCGGGCGGGGCACGCGCTGCCCGCGCACGCTGATGGCGACGGCACGGTACACAGCGGGGCCGCGCTCTATCTGTTCACAGCCGGTGTGGTACAGCGGGTGGTGAAGGTGGACGTGGCCAGTCTGTATCCGTCGCTCATGCGCGCGTTTCGGATTGGCCCGGTACGTGATCCGCTGCAGGCGTTGCTGTTCCTGGTGGACCAGCTGGTGGAGCAGCGGTTGCACGCCAAGCAGCGGGCCAAAGAGGCGGCGGCCGGATCGGACGAACGTTTCACGCAGGAGGCCATGAGCGCGGCCATGAAGCTCGTGGTCAACTCGGCGTACGGGTATCTGGCCGCCGGCGACGGGCTCACGCGCTTTGCCGACGTGCACGCCGCCAACGAGGTGACGCGTCGTGGCCGGGAGACGCTGTTACTCATGTGTCGTGCACTGGCCGAGCGTGGCGCTCAGCTCATTGAAGCCGATACCGATGGGGTGTACTTCGGCGTCCCCGACCACTGGAGTGAGCACGACGAGCGCGCGATGGTGGATACTGTGGCGGCCCTGCTGCCACCGCTCGTTCGGCTGGAGTTTGAGGGGCGTTACGCCGCCATGCTGTCGCACGAAGCCAAGAACTATGCGTTGCTGACCTTCGATGGCCGCCTGCAGCTGAAAGGCGTGGCCTTTCGGTCCAGCCGCGCAGAGCCGTACGGTGAGGCCTTCCTGCGTACCGCCATTGCCCGACTGCTGGCCGGCGATGTCATTGGGGTGCGCGCGGCCTATCTCGACACGCTGACGGCGCTGCATGGCCGTGCCGTGCCCACGGTAGACGTGGCATCGCGCGTGCGCCTGCGGAAATCCCCCGAGGCCTACGCGCGATCACGCCAGCAGCGCCGGGAGTTCGCTTATGAAGCCCTGTGGCAGAGCGGGCGCCAGCAGTGGGCGCCGGGCGATCGTGTACGCGTCTACCGCGGCGCCAACGGCACCGGGCGCGTGATCGATGAAGTGGAAGACGAGGCACGGCTCGATCACGATGCGCGCGACTACGATGTGGCGTACTACGCGGCGTTGCTGCGCCGGACCTTTGCCGCGCGATTGGCGCGCGCGTTCCATGCCCACGACTTCGACCTGCTCTTTGCCGACGCCGAGCAGCTTCCGCTCTTTGCGCCGGCACTGGAGACCATCCGGCCAGTGGCCACCCGCGAGGATGACGTGTGGCAGCTGTTGGAACCGGAACCGCTCAGTACAACAGGCCAGACGTAG
- a CDS encoding DUF4199 domain-containing protein encodes MKSVVLKYGFLGGAVLSAMFAATLPFHEQLGMDYGMLVGYATMVVAFTCIYFGVRQYRDRQPARTITFGRGVLVGSAIMLVASACYTATWEAWYFGGQSNFFAVYKAASLKKLEARGATAQEIAAMNVEMDEFKVIYDNPLTNAAITMLEPLPVGVVYILLSAALLSRKPRAAGALAASGDGTS; translated from the coding sequence ATGAAGTCGGTCGTCCTGAAGTACGGGTTCCTGGGGGGCGCGGTGCTGTCGGCCATGTTCGCCGCCACGCTGCCATTTCATGAACAGCTCGGCATGGATTATGGCATGCTGGTGGGGTACGCCACGATGGTCGTGGCCTTCACCTGCATCTATTTCGGGGTGCGTCAGTACCGCGATCGCCAGCCGGCGCGCACGATCACCTTCGGGCGGGGTGTGCTGGTGGGGAGCGCCATCATGCTCGTGGCAAGTGCGTGCTACACCGCCACGTGGGAGGCCTGGTACTTTGGCGGCCAGAGCAACTTTTTTGCCGTGTACAAGGCGGCGTCGCTGAAAAAGCTGGAAGCGCGCGGTGCCACGGCGCAGGAGATTGCCGCCATGAACGTCGAGATGGACGAATTCAAGGTGATATACGACAATCCCTTGACCAACGCCGCCATCACGATGCTCGAACCACTGCCGGTTGGCGTGGTGTACATCCTCCTGTCGGCAGCGTTGCTGTCGCGCAAACCGCGTGCGGCGGGCGCCTTGGCCGCCAGTGGAGACGGTACGAGCTGA
- a CDS encoding cyanophycinase — protein sequence MTSRHFAYGTRLAAVALLAACHQDSALPTAPGDALFAKQPSTGFQMYVTGKGPDVTTNGGNRAVYVAGGGTDDAAGMKWLLAQGGTRTSGSGFGDVVVLRTSGSSGYNTYFAKLGANTVTTFVITSVAGANSATVSNAIGKAEVIFFAGGDQSTYVNLWTGTALQSAVNARLGQGAAVGGTSAGLNVLSEHIYSAQTVSTTSAMALANPYDPSITFARNLFNVPQLTNTLAEPHFVPRDRMGRLYTFLARLQADGKASAPRGLAVDEGAGVGITAAGTATVFGTGNGAYLVTTASRGASTLSAPLVYGAMQVLRVPAGGTFNANSWTAAGTPYSVSATTSGVVSTSGLLY from the coding sequence ATGACGTCTCGACACTTTGCATACGGGACGCGCCTCGCCGCAGTCGCGCTGCTCGCCGCCTGCCATCAGGACAGTGCATTGCCGACGGCACCCGGTGACGCTCTGTTTGCCAAACAGCCGAGCACCGGGTTTCAGATGTACGTGACCGGCAAGGGCCCGGATGTCACCACGAACGGGGGCAATCGGGCCGTCTACGTGGCCGGCGGTGGCACCGACGATGCCGCCGGCATGAAATGGCTGCTCGCGCAGGGCGGCACACGCACCAGCGGTTCGGGCTTCGGCGACGTCGTGGTGCTCCGGACGAGTGGCAGCAGCGGTTACAACACGTACTTCGCGAAGCTGGGGGCCAACACGGTCACCACCTTTGTCATTACCTCGGTGGCTGGCGCCAACAGTGCCACCGTGTCGAATGCCATTGGGAAAGCCGAGGTCATCTTCTTTGCCGGTGGGGACCAGTCCACGTATGTGAATCTCTGGACGGGTACGGCGTTGCAAAGCGCCGTCAACGCGCGGCTCGGTCAGGGCGCGGCGGTGGGTGGCACCAGTGCGGGGCTCAATGTACTCAGCGAGCACATCTACTCAGCGCAAACCGTGTCCACCACATCGGCCATGGCGCTCGCGAACCCGTACGACCCGTCCATCACGTTTGCGCGGAATCTGTTCAACGTGCCGCAGCTCACGAACACGCTGGCGGAGCCGCACTTCGTGCCACGGGATCGTATGGGACGGCTGTACACCTTTCTCGCCCGGCTTCAGGCCGATGGGAAAGCCAGTGCCCCGCGCGGGCTCGCGGTCGATGAGGGCGCCGGTGTGGGCATTACGGCGGCCGGCACGGCGACCGTCTTTGGAACGGGCAACGGCGCGTATCTGGTAACCACCGCCAGTCGCGGGGCTTCCACCCTGTCAGCCCCGCTCGTCTACGGAGCCATGCAGGTATTGCGGGTCCCCGCGGGCGGCACCTTCAACGCCAACAGCTGGACCGCGGCAGGCACCCCGTACAGTGTGTCGGCCACTACAAGCGGCGTGGTATCTACGTCTGGCCTGTTGTACTGA
- a CDS encoding L-2-amino-thiazoline-4-carboxylic acid hydrolase, with product MPLPTDAELNAIGVLKRRLIEARVLAPMLDAMSARFGREAVQEIARSVIIGLAEAQGAQLANSVGGCSLAHFEGTLDRWKADDALQITVQESTTERFAFDVTRCRYAEMYRELGIPELGAILSCNRDAALMDGFNPDVAFTRTQTIMGGATHCDFVYTLKRAPRASA from the coding sequence ATGCCTCTCCCTACCGACGCCGAGCTGAATGCCATTGGCGTCCTCAAGCGCCGCCTCATCGAAGCGCGGGTGCTCGCCCCCATGCTGGACGCCATGAGTGCCCGGTTCGGACGCGAGGCGGTCCAGGAGATCGCCCGGTCCGTCATCATCGGCCTGGCCGAGGCCCAAGGGGCACAACTGGCCAACAGCGTGGGCGGGTGTTCACTCGCCCATTTCGAAGGCACGCTCGATCGCTGGAAAGCGGATGACGCGCTGCAAATCACCGTGCAGGAGTCCACGACTGAGCGCTTTGCGTTCGACGTCACACGGTGCCGGTACGCCGAGATGTACCGGGAGCTCGGCATCCCCGAGCTTGGTGCCATCCTGTCGTGCAATCGTGATGCCGCGCTGATGGACGGCTTCAACCCCGACGTGGCGTTCACCCGCACCCAGACCATCATGGGCGGCGCCACGCACTGCGACTTTGTCTATACCCTCAAGCGCGCGCCCCGCGCGAGCGCATGA
- a CDS encoding response regulator transcription factor, translating into MKTVLLYGLVTGLAITALQVAEYRWLVLTDTASVYAGVVAVVCVGLGLWFGRQLTSPRERVVVERVLERVEVPVPTAATATTPASAGGSAFVPNANAMAQLGMTPREYDVLTLIAEGLSTRDMATRLSVSENTVKTHTSRVLFKLQATRRTQAVQMARDAGLLP; encoded by the coding sequence ATGAAAACGGTCCTGCTGTACGGCCTGGTGACCGGACTGGCAATCACCGCCCTGCAAGTCGCGGAGTATCGGTGGCTGGTTCTGACCGATACGGCCTCCGTGTACGCCGGCGTGGTCGCCGTGGTCTGCGTGGGGCTGGGGCTCTGGTTTGGCCGACAGCTCACGTCGCCCCGCGAGCGGGTGGTGGTGGAGCGGGTGCTGGAACGAGTGGAGGTGCCGGTGCCTACTGCCGCCACCGCAACCACTCCCGCCTCCGCGGGGGGCTCGGCCTTTGTACCGAATGCAAACGCCATGGCGCAGCTGGGGATGACGCCGCGTGAATACGACGTGCTGACCCTCATTGCCGAAGGGCTGAGCACGCGTGATATGGCCACCCGGCTGTCGGTGAGTGAGAATACGGTCAAGACGCACACCAGCCGGGTGTTGTTCAAGCTGCAGGCTACGCGGCGGACACAGGCAGTGCAGATGGCCCGCGACGCTGGTCTGCTCCCCTGA
- a CDS encoding flavin monoamine oxidase family protein — MPVHADVVVVGGGLAGLTAAVQLQARGARTVVLEAASLPGGRIQCVRDAESSVPVADLGPTWVWPAFQPAVTQWMTELNVSALAQYHDGDGILDGWAPAPERYLLPSQEGMTRLVGGPTALVDALLARLPVTSLHTGAAVSRIQQDEPGALRVITAGGERYVAPHVVLATPLRVAAHTIDLPPLDPLVEALMRDTPTWMAPQAKVVAIYETPFWRARGLSGRIASRVGPLGEVHDHTPATETCGALFGFASWPPAQRQHRERFEAAILAQLQRCFGPEAATPQALHIRDWADVPFAATPADLTEPPRHPDPAPALLRTPHCDGRLLLAVSETSETSTGLIEGALLSGERAARLVV; from the coding sequence ATGCCCGTGCACGCAGATGTAGTAGTCGTTGGGGGCGGTCTCGCGGGGCTGACGGCGGCCGTGCAGTTGCAGGCGCGAGGCGCACGTACGGTAGTGCTGGAAGCCGCCTCGCTCCCCGGCGGGCGCATTCAGTGTGTGCGAGATGCCGAGTCGTCGGTGCCGGTGGCCGATCTCGGTCCCACCTGGGTCTGGCCCGCGTTTCAGCCCGCCGTGACGCAGTGGATGACCGAACTCAATGTGTCGGCTCTCGCTCAGTACCATGACGGTGATGGCATCCTTGATGGCTGGGCACCAGCGCCCGAGCGGTACCTGCTGCCGTCTCAAGAAGGGATGACACGGCTGGTGGGCGGCCCGACCGCGCTGGTTGATGCGCTACTCGCGCGATTGCCCGTCACCAGTCTCCACACCGGGGCGGCGGTGAGCCGTATCCAACAGGACGAGCCGGGGGCGCTCCGTGTGATCACTGCAGGGGGTGAGCGATATGTCGCGCCACACGTGGTGCTGGCAACGCCGCTGCGGGTTGCCGCCCACACGATCGACTTGCCGCCACTCGATCCCCTCGTCGAGGCCCTGATGCGTGACACCCCCACCTGGATGGCGCCGCAGGCCAAGGTGGTGGCGATCTACGAAACCCCCTTCTGGCGTGCGCGAGGATTATCCGGCCGCATTGCCAGTCGCGTGGGCCCGCTGGGCGAAGTGCACGACCATACACCAGCCACCGAAACGTGCGGTGCGCTGTTCGGATTTGCCTCCTGGCCGCCCGCCCAGCGCCAACACCGTGAGCGTTTCGAGGCTGCTATTCTGGCCCAACTGCAGCGGTGCTTTGGCCCGGAGGCGGCAACACCACAGGCCCTGCACATCAGGGACTGGGCCGACGTTCCGTTCGCGGCCACACCCGCGGACCTGACGGAGCCCCCGCGGCATCCCGACCCTGCACCGGCACTACTGCGGACGCCACACTGTGATGGACGGCTCCTGCTGGCCGTTTCGGAAACGTCGGAAACAAGCACCGGCCTCATTGAGGGGGCTCTGCTGAGCGGCGAGCGTGCCGCTCGACTGGTTGTGTAG